In Phreatobacter stygius, a genomic segment contains:
- a CDS encoding TadE/TadG family type IV pilus assembly protein produces MSRIWKLLCRFRHRQEGASAVEFAIVVPVFLMILFGIIIFGGYLSVVHSVQQLAAEAARASIGGLSDNERTALANSNIQTQAGFYPFIERSRLVVESASTNAATSTFTVRLRYDASQSFIYSLPSLVPMPSPQIVRSAAIQRGGY; encoded by the coding sequence ATGAGCAGGATCTGGAAATTGCTGTGTCGGTTTCGCCATCGCCAGGAAGGCGCGTCGGCCGTTGAATTCGCCATCGTCGTGCCGGTCTTCCTGATGATCCTGTTCGGGATCATCATCTTCGGCGGCTATCTGAGCGTCGTCCACAGCGTACAGCAACTCGCGGCCGAGGCCGCGCGCGCCTCGATTGGCGGCCTGAGCGACAACGAACGCACGGCGCTGGCCAACAGCAACATCCAGACCCAGGCGGGTTTCTACCCCTTCATCGAGCGCAGCCGCCTCGTCGTCGAATCCGCCTCGACCAATGCGGCCACCAGCACATTCACGGTCCGGCTGCGTTACGACGCCAGTCAGAGCTTCATCTACAGCCTTCCGAGCCTTGTCCCGATGCCATCGCCGCAGATCGTCCGGTCGGCCGCCATCCAACGTGGCGGGTACTGA